Within Sorangiineae bacterium MSr11367, the genomic segment GTCGACCGGCTTGATGACGATGTCGGCCCCTCCGGCGCGAAACAATTCGTCGGACGGATACAGACGACCGTAGGCGGTGAGAAAGATGACCGGCGTCGCAAGAACCGGTACGTCGAGTGTGTACCCAGGGAGACCGGCGCGATCGAGGGTGCCACGTATCAACTTCACCAGCCCGACGCCATCGAGGTGCGAGCGTTTCAACTGGATGTCCATCAGGATCATGTCGAGGCGCTCGCCTTCGCGTTTCAGGCACGTGCACGCCTGCTCGTCATTTTCAGCCTCGAGCAGTTCATAGTGATCCTCGAGAAGCAGTCGAGCCGCCGCGAGGTTGCCCGCATCATCGTCCACGTAGAGCACGAGTGGTCGCGGCGCGGGCATGCTTTCAGGGACGTCGGGCACGCTGGGCCTCCTCGATGCAAGGGAGTCGGACGAAGAAGGTCGACCCCTGTCCGGGCGAGCTCTCGACCCATATCTTGCCGTGATGGAGGTGCACGATTTC encodes:
- a CDS encoding response regulator, coding for MPDVPESMPAPRPLVLYVDDDAGNLAAARLLLEDHYELLEAENDEQACTCLKREGERLDMILMDIQLKRSHLDGVGLVKLIRGTLDRAGLPGYTLDVPVLATPVIFLTAYGRLYPSDELFRAGGADIVIKPVDFIKLSNAMARYLTHRALSRLG